One part of the Chryseobacterium sp. 7 genome encodes these proteins:
- a CDS encoding DeoR/GlpR family DNA-binding transcription regulator yields the protein MEKLLPRQDEILKELDDKGHVLVQDLCEKLNVSSVTIRKDLNYLESLGLLFRNHGGASKQVRYAYEKNVGEKESINVEAKQAIAKAALSLIQENDSIILASGTTMHYLARMLVNFGPLTVLTSSLRVAIELCNNPNINIIQLGGEVRKSSTSIVGSISEGILKQFSCNKLFLGVDGIDPEFGISTSNAAEAHLNQIMMECADQTVILADSSKLNKKGFGKIAALDQVDYLITDNGISDEGRAELEEMGVSVLAQ from the coding sequence ATGGAAAAGCTACTACCAAGGCAGGATGAAATACTGAAAGAGCTTGATGATAAAGGGCATGTACTTGTTCAGGATCTGTGTGAAAAGCTCAATGTTTCTTCGGTTACGATCCGAAAGGATCTGAACTATCTCGAAAGTCTGGGGCTTCTTTTCAGAAATCATGGAGGAGCAAGTAAGCAGGTAAGATATGCTTATGAAAAAAATGTAGGAGAGAAAGAGAGTATCAATGTGGAGGCGAAACAGGCTATTGCAAAAGCAGCTTTGTCATTGATCCAGGAAAACGACAGTATTATACTGGCTTCCGGAACCACAATGCATTATCTGGCAAGAATGCTGGTGAACTTTGGTCCGCTTACTGTACTTACATCTTCTTTGAGAGTTGCTATTGAACTTTGTAATAATCCTAATATAAATATTATACAGCTTGGGGGGGAAGTTAGAAAAAGCTCTACTTCTATAGTGGGCTCCATTTCCGAAGGGATCCTTAAGCAGTTTTCCTGCAATAAACTTTTTCTAGGTGTAGACGGTATTGATCCTGAATTCGGAATCAGTACTTCCAATGCGGCGGAAGCTCATCTCAACCAGATTATGATGGAATGTGCGGATCAAACTGTGATTTTAGCGGATTCCTCAAAATTGAATAAGAAAGGCTTCGGGAAGATTGCGGCTTTGGATCAGGTGGATTATCTGATTACCGATAATGGTATTTCCGATGAGGGCAGGGCGGAATTGGAGGAAATGGGCGTGAGTGTTTTAGCGCAATAA
- a CDS encoding glycerol-3-phosphate dehydrogenase/oxidase — MKRNEELSKLTNVKEWDFIVIGGGASGLGSALDAVSRGFKTLLLESHDFAKATSSRSTKLVHGGVRYLAQGDVGLVKEALKERGLLAKNAAHIVKNQSFIIPNYTWWGGIYYKIGLSVYDFLAGKLSLGKTRYISKSKTVEKLPTIEQNHLMSGVVYQDGQFDDARLAVNLTQTIIEKGGSAVNYVKVVNLLKDDSDKVMGVVAEDQFSKEQYQIHGKVVINATGVFTNDILNMNNPRHGKLVVPSQGIHLVLDKSFLKSDDAIMIPKTSDGRVLFVVPWHDRALVGTTDTLLKDENFEPRALEEEISFVLNTARQYLSKKPTREDVKSVFAGLRPLAAPKDGSKSTKEVSRSHKVITSDTGLVSIIGGKWTTYRKMAEDTVDEAMKVHRLGNSPSKTEHLSIHGNVKPEQVDRTNHLYVYGSDIPAIKKLQQSNPRYAQKIHPDHPFTVAEVVWAVRTEMAETIEDILARRVRLLFLDARAAIDSAHNVAGIIAEEKGYSEEWAQQQENEFIELARGYLLTPYSPKVINLN; from the coding sequence ATGAAACGAAACGAAGAACTCAGTAAGTTAACCAATGTAAAAGAATGGGACTTTATAGTCATAGGAGGAGGAGCCAGTGGTTTAGGTTCAGCATTAGACGCGGTAAGCAGAGGATTCAAAACATTATTGCTAGAATCTCATGACTTTGCGAAAGCAACATCCAGCAGAAGTACCAAATTGGTACACGGCGGAGTTAGATATCTTGCCCAGGGAGATGTCGGATTGGTAAAAGAAGCATTAAAGGAAAGAGGACTTTTAGCAAAAAACGCAGCACATATTGTAAAAAATCAGTCTTTCATTATTCCAAACTATACATGGTGGGGAGGAATCTATTATAAAATAGGGCTGTCCGTTTATGACTTCCTTGCCGGAAAACTAAGTTTGGGTAAAACAAGATACATCAGCAAATCAAAAACCGTTGAAAAACTTCCTACTATTGAACAAAACCACTTAATGAGCGGTGTTGTTTACCAGGACGGGCAATTTGACGATGCCAGACTTGCGGTTAACCTTACTCAAACAATCATTGAAAAAGGCGGAAGTGCTGTAAATTATGTAAAAGTAGTCAACCTTTTAAAAGATGACTCTGATAAAGTAATGGGAGTGGTTGCAGAAGATCAGTTTTCTAAGGAGCAATATCAGATTCACGGGAAAGTAGTCATTAATGCAACCGGTGTATTTACGAATGACATCCTTAATATGAACAATCCTAGGCACGGTAAACTGGTTGTACCGAGTCAGGGAATTCACCTTGTACTGGATAAATCCTTCCTTAAAAGTGATGATGCCATCATGATTCCGAAAACTTCAGACGGCAGGGTTTTATTTGTGGTTCCATGGCATGACAGAGCTTTAGTAGGAACTACGGATACTCTTTTAAAGGATGAAAATTTCGAACCTCGTGCTTTAGAAGAAGAAATTAGTTTTGTTTTAAATACCGCCAGACAATATCTATCTAAGAAACCAACTCGTGAAGATGTAAAATCAGTTTTCGCAGGCCTTCGTCCACTTGCCGCTCCTAAAGACGGAAGCAAAAGTACAAAAGAGGTTTCCCGAAGCCATAAAGTGATTACTTCAGATACCGGACTAGTTTCTATCATCGGAGGAAAATGGACTACTTACCGTAAAATGGCCGAAGATACAGTAGACGAAGCTATGAAAGTCCACAGACTTGGAAACAGCCCATCTAAAACAGAGCATCTTTCCATTCATGGAAATGTAAAACCAGAACAGGTAGACAGAACCAATCACCTGTACGTTTACGGATCTGATATTCCAGCTATAAAAAAATTGCAGCAAAGCAATCCCCGTTATGCGCAAAAAATCCATCCGGATCACCCTTTCACTGTAGCGGAAGTTGTATGGGCGGTAAGAACAGAAATGGCAGAAACCATTGAGGATATTCTGGCCAGAAGAGTCCGCTTACTATTCCTGGATGCGAGAGCTGCTATAGACAGTGCTCATAATGTAGCAGGAATCATTGCTGAAGAAAAAGGATATTCTGAAGAGTGGGCTCAGCAGCAGGAAAACGAATTTATAGAATTAGCAAGAGGATATTTATTGACCCCTTATTCCCCTAAAGTTATCAACCTAAATTAG
- the glpK gene encoding glycerol kinase GlpK: protein MNEKLILALDQGTTSSRAILFNHSGEIKYVSQKDFEQIFPTPGWVEHDPNEIWSSQISVAAEIIAKAGISGLEVAAIGITNQRETTIVWDKETGEPIYNAIVWQDRRTSKYCDELKEQGHAEKIKEKTGLVLDAYFSATKLKWILDNVEGARQKAEEGKLCFGTVDTWLVWKLTRGKMFITDVSNASRTMLLNIHTLEWDNDLLELFNIPKNILPEVKQSSEVYGETATTLFSTKIPIAGIAGDQQAALFGQMCTTPGMVKNTYGTGCFLLMNTGTEAVSSKNNLLTTVAWKINGEVNYALEGSVFVGGAAIQWLRDGLKIINSSDQVNKLAASVPDNGGVYFVPALTGLGAPYWDQYARGTIVGITRGTTDGHIARATLEGIAFQVYDIVKAMEADSGRASLELRVDGGASASDLLMQIQSDLFGFKTTRPKTLETTALGAAYLAGLAVGYWKNIDEIQEQWIIDKDFHPQLSREQVDKMTHFWKKAVKSAQSWIED from the coding sequence ATGAATGAAAAACTAATTCTCGCTCTAGACCAGGGAACAACTTCCTCCAGAGCGATTCTCTTCAATCACAGCGGAGAAATCAAATATGTATCGCAAAAAGATTTCGAACAGATATTCCCTACGCCGGGATGGGTAGAGCACGATCCAAACGAGATCTGGTCATCACAAATCTCCGTAGCAGCAGAAATTATAGCGAAAGCAGGAATCTCCGGACTGGAAGTAGCTGCTATTGGGATTACGAATCAGCGTGAAACCACAATTGTTTGGGACAAAGAAACCGGTGAACCCATCTACAACGCCATTGTATGGCAGGACCGCAGAACTTCCAAATATTGTGACGAACTGAAAGAACAGGGACACGCAGAGAAGATCAAAGAGAAAACAGGACTTGTTCTGGATGCTTATTTTTCAGCTACCAAATTAAAATGGATTCTTGACAATGTAGAAGGAGCAAGACAAAAAGCTGAAGAAGGAAAACTATGCTTCGGAACTGTTGACACATGGCTTGTATGGAAACTTACCCGTGGAAAAATGTTCATCACAGATGTTTCCAACGCCAGCAGAACAATGCTTCTGAATATTCATACCTTAGAATGGGATAATGATTTATTGGAATTATTCAACATTCCTAAAAATATTCTTCCGGAAGTAAAGCAAAGCAGTGAGGTATATGGCGAAACTGCCACTACTCTATTCTCTACCAAAATCCCGATTGCCGGAATTGCAGGTGACCAACAAGCAGCTTTATTCGGGCAGATGTGTACTACTCCGGGAATGGTAAAAAACACCTACGGAACAGGATGTTTCTTATTAATGAATACAGGAACCGAAGCTGTTTCTTCTAAAAACAACCTATTAACCACCGTAGCCTGGAAAATCAATGGAGAAGTAAATTATGCACTGGAAGGAAGTGTATTTGTAGGAGGTGCAGCTATTCAATGGCTGAGAGACGGTCTTAAAATCATTAATTCTTCTGATCAGGTGAATAAATTGGCTGCTTCTGTACCAGATAATGGCGGAGTATATTTTGTACCGGCATTAACCGGCCTTGGAGCCCCTTACTGGGATCAATATGCCCGTGGTACTATTGTAGGAATTACCCGTGGTACTACTGACGGACATATTGCAAGAGCAACACTGGAAGGAATCGCATTTCAGGTGTATGACATTGTAAAAGCAATGGAAGCAGATTCCGGAAGAGCCAGCCTTGAATTAAGAGTAGATGGCGGTGCTTCTGCAAGCGATCTTCTGATGCAGATACAGTCTGACCTATTCGGTTTTAAAACCACAAGACCCAAAACACTTGAAACAACAGCACTAGGAGCAGCTTATCTTGCCGGACTTGCTGTAGGATACTGGAAAAATATTGATGAAATTCAGGAACAATGGATCATAGATAAAGACTTCCACCCTCAATTGAGCAGGGAGCAGGTAGATAAAATGACCCATTTCTGGAAGAAAGCCGTAAAAAGCGCTCAAAGCTGGATAGAAGATTAA
- a CDS encoding MIP/aquaporin family protein, which produces MTPFIAEVIGTMLLILLGNGVVANVVLKDTKGNNSGWIVITTAWALAVFVGVTVAGPISGAHLNPAVTIGLAAAGKFSWDLVPSYIAAQMIGGMLGAFLVWLFNKDHFAITEDEGAKLACFSTSPAIRKTSSNLISEIIGTFVLVFVIFHFSDPSISLQADPTAKVGLGTVGAIPVTFLVWVIGLSLGGTTGYAINPARDLAPRIMHAILPVKGNSDWSYAWIPVVGPITGAVIAAVLYGFLK; this is translated from the coding sequence ATGACCCCATTTATTGCAGAAGTTATCGGGACGATGCTTCTTATATTGTTAGGCAACGGTGTTGTAGCCAATGTTGTCTTAAAAGATACGAAAGGAAATAATTCCGGATGGATCGTTATTACTACCGCATGGGCACTCGCCGTATTTGTAGGAGTAACCGTTGCCGGCCCAATAAGTGGGGCTCACCTGAACCCGGCTGTAACCATTGGTCTTGCCGCTGCAGGAAAATTTTCCTGGGATCTGGTTCCTTCTTATATTGCAGCTCAAATGATTGGAGGAATGCTGGGTGCTTTTCTGGTATGGCTTTTCAATAAAGATCATTTTGCGATTACGGAAGATGAAGGCGCTAAACTGGCTTGTTTCAGTACAAGCCCTGCCATCAGAAAAACATCTTCTAATCTGATCAGTGAGATCATTGGAACCTTCGTTCTGGTATTTGTTATTTTTCATTTTTCTGATCCGAGTATTTCTCTACAGGCAGATCCAACAGCCAAAGTGGGATTGGGTACTGTAGGTGCTATCCCCGTTACCTTTCTTGTTTGGGTAATAGGTTTATCGCTTGGAGGTACTACAGGATATGCCATTAACCCTGCGAGAGACCTTGCCCCAAGAATCATGCACGCTATCTTACCTGTAAAAGGAAACAGCGATTGGTCATATGCCTGGATTCCCGTGGTAGGTCCTATTACAGGAGCTGTTATTGCAGCAGTTTTATATGGATTTTTAAAATAA